In the genome of Mycteria americana isolate JAX WOST 10 ecotype Jacksonville Zoo and Gardens chromosome 7, USCA_MyAme_1.0, whole genome shotgun sequence, one region contains:
- the RGS21 gene encoding regulator of G-protein signaling 21 has product MPVKCCFHRSNAGETMAWPESVDTLLANKDGLAAFRTFLKSEFSEENVEFWLACEDFKKTKSSTKIASKAQKIYSDFIQADAPKEINIDFHTKNHISQNISEPTLSCFDDAQRLIYSLMAKDSFPRFLRSEAYKELVKKQQNGNQKRWLPFL; this is encoded by the exons ATGCCAGTGAA ATGTTGTTTCCACAGGTCAAACGCTGGGGAAACAATGGCCTGGCCTGAGTCTGTGGATACACTACTAGCTAATAAAG ATGGTTTGGCAGCTTTTCGGACATTTTTGAAGTCAGAGTTCAGTGAGGAGAATGTGGAGTTCTGGCTGGCTTGTGAGGACTTCAAGAAAACCAAGTCCTCCACTAAGATCGCCTCAAAAGCCCAAAAGATTTATTCTGACTTTATACAAGCTGatgctccaaaggag ATTAATATTGACTTCCATACCAAAAACCACATCTCTCAGAATATCTCCGAGCCCACCCTCAGCTGCTTTGATGATGCTCAGAGGTTAATCTATAGTCTCATGGCAAAGGACTCTTTTCCCAGGTTTCTAAGGTCAGAAGCGTACAAGGAACTAGTAAAGAAGCAACAGAATGGTAATCAGAAGAGATGGCTCCCATTTTTGTGA
- the RGS18 gene encoding regulator of G-protein signaling 18 yields the protein MENPLLLFPQLNISASKDKSYYKVVKSTIKEEPHQASKPGAKQKRNRLSLLLQKSEFHEGDHLSKPGNLTKAASVSPEAAVKWGESFDKLLSEKAGLDAFTKFLKTEFSEENIEFWIACEDYKKSKTAHELLLKAKTIYETFIQKDAPKEVNLDFQTKEVTSQNIEQPIITTFDAAQNTVYRLMEQDSYPRFLRSDPYLNLIKGRNPSRPTLRRRSRSFTVSDFQGVRPDFTVW from the exons ATGGAGAACCCACTTCTTTTATTCCCCCAACTAAACATTTCTGCTTCAAAGGATAAGTCCTATTACAAAGTCGTGAAATCAACAATTAAAGAAGAGCCACATCAAGCAAGCAAGCCTGG AGCTAAGCAGAAGAGAAATAGGCTGAGCCTTCTCCTGCAGAAATCTGAATTCCACGAAGGTGATCATCTTAGTAAACCTGGAAACTTGACAAAAGCAGCGAG TGTGTCTCCTGAAGCAGCAGTGAAATGGGGAGAATCTTTTGACAAACTGCTTTCTGAGAAAG CTGGATTGGATGCCTTTACAAAGTTTCTGAAAACTGAGTTCAGTGAGGAGAACATCGAGTTCTGGATAGCTTGCGAGGattacaagaaaagcaaaactgcacATGAACTTTTGCTGAAAGCTAAGACCATTTATGAAACATTCATACAGAAAGATGCTCCAAAAGAG GTGAATTTGGACTTTCAAACCAAAGAAGTCACAAGTCAGAATATTGAACAGCCCATCATCACCACCTTTGATGCAGCACAAAACACAGTCTACAGGCTAATGGAGCAAGACAGCTACCCACGCTTCCTAAGATCTGATCCTTATTTAAATTTGATTAAGGGCAGAAATCCCAGTCGTCCTACCCTTAGGAGACGATCACGGTCTTTTACTGTCAGTGATTTCCAGGGTGTACGACCAGACTTTACTGTTTGGTAA